The following are encoded together in the Phenylobacterium sp. NIBR 498073 genome:
- the nuoK gene encoding NADH-quinone oxidoreductase subunit NuoK yields MIGLTHYLAVAAILFTIGVFGIFVNRKNIIVILMSVELILLAVNINLVAFSVYLHDVVGQIYAMFVLTVAAAEAAVGLAILVTFFRNRGDISVDDVSMMKG; encoded by the coding sequence ATGATCGGGCTCACCCACTATCTCGCGGTGGCCGCGATCCTGTTCACCATCGGGGTGTTCGGGATCTTCGTGAACCGCAAGAACATCATCGTCATCCTGATGTCGGTCGAGCTGATCCTGCTCGCCGTGAACATCAATCTCGTGGCGTTCTCGGTCTACCTCCACGACGTCGTGGGGCAGATCTACGCCATGTTCGTCCTTACCGTGGCGGCCGCCGAGGCCGCCGTGGGCCTGGCCATCCTTGTCACCTTCTTCCGTAATCGCGGCGACATCTCCGTCGACGACGTCTCGATGATGAAGGGCTGA
- a CDS encoding NADH-quinone oxidoreductase subunit J, with protein sequence MALAIAFYLLAAVTVGAGFGVVSSRNPVHSVLFLILSFFSAAGLFVTMGAEFLAMLLVVVYVGAVAVLFLFVVMMLDVDFAALRQGFARYLPLGGLVAGVLVIEMIVVATAVATGGKPKADTPQVYGDVSNIETIGRVLYTDYVYFFQAAGLVLLVAMIGAIVLTLRHKPGVRRQVIVDQVARTPKTGMRVVQIKPGQGIDQ encoded by the coding sequence ATGGCCTTGGCGATCGCATTCTACCTGCTGGCGGCGGTGACCGTAGGCGCAGGGTTCGGGGTGGTTTCCTCCCGCAATCCCGTGCACTCGGTACTGTTCCTGATCCTCAGCTTCTTCTCGGCCGCGGGCCTCTTCGTGACTATGGGCGCGGAGTTCCTCGCGATGCTGCTCGTCGTCGTCTATGTCGGCGCAGTCGCGGTGCTGTTCCTCTTCGTCGTCATGATGCTCGACGTCGACTTCGCCGCGCTCCGTCAAGGCTTCGCCCGCTACCTGCCGCTGGGCGGCTTGGTCGCCGGCGTGCTGGTCATCGAGATGATCGTGGTGGCCACCGCGGTGGCCACGGGCGGCAAGCCGAAGGCCGACACGCCGCAGGTCTACGGCGACGTTTCGAACATCGAGACGATCGGCCGGGTGCTCTACACCGACTACGTCTACTTCTTCCAAGCCGCGGGGCTGGTGCTGCTGGTGGCCATGATCGGCGCCATCGTCCTGACCCTGCGCCACAAGCCGGGCGTGCGCCGCCAGGTCATCGTCGACCAGGTCGCCCGCACGCCGAAGACCGGCATGCGCGTCGTTCAGATCAAGCCGGGGCAGGGGATCGACCAATGA